From a region of the Cucumis sativus cultivar 9930 chromosome 6, Cucumber_9930_V3, whole genome shotgun sequence genome:
- the LOC101211089 gene encoding F-box only protein 6 isoform X2, which yields MTETCMLPPLKKPRKERNRGKLLGSAATTEVMEEEIWKDFPEDLFEAVIARLPIATFFRFRAVCQKWNSLLNSESFSFYCAQVPQTIPWFYTITHDMVSSGAIYDPSLKKWHHPSISSQPIKSLVLPVASAGGLVCLLDFSHRNFYVCNPLTQSLKELPARSVEVWSRVAVGMTLNGSSTSWGYNILCLGCDGEYEIYDSVKNSWIHPGSMPSSIKLPLSLNFRSQAVSIDSTLYFMRSDPEGIVSFNMVTGVWKQFIVPTPLHLTDHTLAEYGGRIMLVGLLTKNAATCVCIWELQKMTLLWKEVDRMPNIWCLEFYGKHVSMNCLGNKGLLMLSLRSRQTNRLVTYDLTSKEWSKVPGVPRGRKRQWITSGTAFYPCPTAVA from the coding sequence ATGACAGAAACTTGCATGCTTCCACCTTTGAAAAAGCCAAGAAAGGAGCGGAACCGAGGAAAATTGTTAGGATCAGCAGCAACAACTGAGGtgatggaagaagaaatctGGAAAGATTTCCCAGAAGACCTCTTTGAAGCTGTCATTGCTCGACTTCCGATAGCCACATTCTTCCGGTTTCGTGCTGTTTGCCAGAAATGGAACTCACTGCTAAACTCCGAAAGTTTCTCTTTTTACTGTGCTCAAGTCCCACAAACCATCCCTTGGTTCTACACCATTACTCACGACATGGTTAGTTCAGGAGCCATATATGATCCTTCTCTGAAGAAATGGCACCATCCATCCATTTCATCTCAGCCTATTAAATCACTTGTCCTTCCGGTTGCTTCTGCTGGAGGCCTTGTATGCTTGCTTGATTTCAGTCATAGGAACTTCTATGTATGCAATCCTTTAACTCAATCTCTTAAAGAGTTGCCAGCTAGATCGGTTGAAGTGTGGTCTCGCGTTGCAGTAGGGATGACTCTTAATGGGAGTTCGACAAGTTGGGGCTACAATATCTTATGTCTGGGCTGTGATGGAGAGTATGAGATTTACGACTCTGTCAAAAACTCATGGATCCACCCCGGTAGCATGCCCTCAAGTATTAAGCTTCCATTATCCCTGAATTTCCGCTCACAAGCTGTCTCCATTGACAGCACACTTTACTTCATGCGTTCGGACCCCGAAGGGATTGTGTCCTTCAACATGGTCACTGGGGTTTGGAAGCAGTTCATAGTTCCCACCCCGCTACATCTGACAGACCATACGCTAGCAGAGTACGGAGGTCGGATCATGCTCGTGGGGTTGTTGACAAAAAACGCAGCCACATGCGTGTGCATATGGGAGCTGCAGAAGATGACTCTCTTATGGAAGGAGGTTGACAGAATGCCAAACATATGGTGCTTGGAGTTTTATGGAAAGCACGTTAGTATGAATTGCTTGGGAAACAAGGGGTTGCTCATGCTATCCTTGAGATCGAGGCAAACAAACAGATTGGTTACATACGACCTGACGAGCAAGGAATGGTCAAAAGTTCCCGGGGTGCCTCGTGGGAGGAAGCGACAATGGATAACTTCAGGCACTGCATTTTACCCATGCCCGACTGCAGTCGCTTGA
- the LOC101210840 gene encoding stress-associated endoplasmic reticulum protein 2: protein MTTSRRLADRKVGKFERNITKRGSVPETSVKKGKEYPVGPLLLGFFVFVVIGSSLFQIIRTATGGGMA from the exons ATG ACAACATCAAGGCGTCTTGCAGACCGAAAGGTGGGGAAGTTTGAGAGGAATATCACAAAGAGAGGGTCTGTTCCAGAGACCTCCGTTAAGAAGGGGAAGGAGTATCCTGTTGGGCCCTTGCTGCTTGGATTCTTCGTATTTGTTGTCATCGGATCAT CTCTCTTCCAGATAATCAGGACAGCAACAGGCGGAGGCATGGCttga
- the LOC101210599 gene encoding trafficking protein particle complex subunit 5, giving the protein MIGVGKIKQYSNVLEKPLSKGKQEVSLSAFAFLFSELVQYNQTQVDNIAELERRLEDAGYAVGARVLELFCHREKGNRRETRLLGILSFVHSTIWKVLFGKVADSLEKGTEHEDEYMISEKELLVNRFISIPKDMGAFNCGAFVAGIVRGVLDNAGFPAVVTAHFVPVEGQQRPRTTILIKFAEEVLAREARLG; this is encoded by the exons ATGATTGGAGTTGGGAAGATCAAGCAATATTCTAATGTCCTCGAAAAACCTCTCAGCAAGGGAAAACAGGAG gTGAGTTTGAGTGCATTTGCATTCTTGTTCTCCGAACTTGTGCAATACAATCAGACTCAAGTTGACAATATTGCTGAGTTAGAACGAAG GTTGGAGGATGCGGGCTATGCAGTTGGTGCTCGAGTATTGGAACTTTTTTGTCACCGAGAGAAG GGAAATAGACGGGAGACGCGATTATTAGGCATTCTCTCATTTGTACACAGCACAATTTGGAAGGTTTTGTTTGGAAAG GTTGCTGACTCACTTGAGAAAGGCACTGAACATGAAGATGAGTACATGATCAGTGAAAAGGAGCTGCTTGTGAATAG ATTTATTTCAATTCCAAAAGACATGGGTGCGTTTAACTGCGGGGCTTTTGTTGCTGGCATTGTCAGA GGTGTGCTGGACAATGCTGGGTTTCCCGCTGTTGTAACGGCACATTTTGTTCCGGTGGAGGGCCAACAGCGACCACGGACGactattttgattaaatttgcAGAAGAG GTATTAGCAAGAGAAGCAAGATTAGGTTGA
- the LOC101210354 gene encoding RNA-binding protein 24 — MSQQRQFHNINSSNNSSSLSLGGQYNDTTFTKIFVGGLAWETQRHTMRRYFEQFGEILEAVVITDKNTGRSKGYGFVTFKDPDAAIRACQNPSPVIDGRRANCNLASLGAHKPHPPTPQHGVGGRFRGASGIVTPPAYHVSSSSYIHQPTSQYSFPLSGYGFAGYSQDRIYPLNYYGVYGGQQFSPYYSANGLSGPAGMFQNLYPYYAQSSQGYGFGMQYPHLMQYPYLPQQHSSTGILSLPGSNALGTTTSGTTATTITAVGSGPSQASPAVASEPNSSELISTG, encoded by the exons aTGTCTCAACAGAGGCAATTTCATAACATTAACAGCAGCAATAATAGCAGCAGCCTTAGCCTTGGAGGTCAATACAATGATACCACTTTCACCAAAATTTTTGTTGGAGGTTTGGCTTGGGAGACTCAAAGACATACCATGAGAAGGTATTTTGAACAATTTGGTGAAATCTTGGAAGCTGTTGTAATTACTGACAAAAACACTGGCAGATCCAAGGGTTATGGCTTT gtaACATTTAAAGATCCTGATGCTGCCATTAGAGCCTGTCAAAACCCTTCGCCTGTTATTGATGGAAGAAGGGCTAACTGTAATCTTGCTTCTCTTGGTGCTCATAAGCCACATCCTCCCACTCCTCAACATG GTGTTGGTGGAAGATTTAGAGGTGCATCTGGGATTGTGACACCTCCTGCTTATCAtgtttcttcatcatcttATATTCATCAACCCACTAGTCAATACTCATTCCCTCTTTCAGGATATGG GTTTGCTGGATATTCACAAGACAGAATTTATCCATTG AACTATTACGGTGTTTACGGGGGCCAACAGTTTTCTCCTTATTACTCTGCGAATGGGCTCTCAGGACCGGCTGGAATGTTTCAAAATCTCTATCCGTATTACGCTCAAAGTAGCCAGGGGTACGGGTTTGGAATGCAATATCCACACTTAATGCAGTACCCATATCTTCCTCAGCAGCACAGTTCGACGGGTATCCTATCACTTCCTGGCTCGAACGCATTGGGAACGACAACTTCAG GTACAACAGCAACAACGATAACAGCGGTTGGATCAGGGCCTTCACAAGCTTCACCTGCAGTAGCATCTGAACCAAATTCGTCGGAGTTAATTTCAACTGGATGA